One window from the genome of Manis pentadactyla isolate mManPen7 chromosome 15, mManPen7.hap1, whole genome shotgun sequence encodes:
- the B3GNT9 gene encoding UDP-GlcNAc:betaGal beta-1,3-N-acetylglucosaminyltransferase 9 gives MRRRLRLRGDASLTLLLGAALGLLLYAQREGAGPTTSAPRAQGGATPGSSPQLRAFQALDAGIVPPVYEEDTPEPPTPTGPFDFGRYLRAKDQRRFPLLIDQPHKCQGDGAPGGGPDLLIAVKSVAADFQRRQAVRQTWGAEGRVQGALVRRVFLLGVPRGAGTEGAEAEGAGTPTHWRALLRAESRAYADILLWAFDDTFFNLTLKEIHFLAWASAYCPNVRFVFKGDSDVFVHVGNLLQFLAPRDPAQDLLAGDVIVQARPIRARASKYYIPEAVYGLPAYPAYAGGGGFVLSGATLRRLAGACAQVELFPIDDVFLGMCLQRLRLTPESHPAFRTFGIPRPSAAPHLHTFDPCFYRELVVVHGLSAADIWLMWHLLHGPHGPACAHPRPVAAGPFQWGP, from the coding sequence ATGAGGCGGAGGCTGCGCCTACGCGGGGACGCGTCGCTCACGCTGCTTCTCGGCGCCGCCCTCGGCCTTCTGCTCTATGCGCAGCGCGAGGGCGCGGGTCCGACGACGAGCGCGCCGCGAGCACAAGGTGGGGCAACCCCAGGGTCCAGCCCGCAGCTCCGCGCCTTTCAGGCACTGGATGCGGGCATAGTCCCGCCGGTCTACGAAGAGGACACGCCGGAGCCGCCCACGCCCACCGGACCCTTTGACTTCGGCCGCTACCTGCGCGCCAAGGACCAGCGACGCTTCCCCCTGCTCATTGACCAGCCACACAAGTGCCAAGGAGATGGCGCCCCCGGCGGCGGACCCGACCTGCTCATCGCTGTCAAGTCAGTGGCTGCTGACTTCCAGCGGCGCCAAGCCGTGCGCCAGACGTGGGGTGCTGAGGGTCGCGTGCAGGGGGCGCTGGTGCGCCGTGTGTTCTTACTGGGCGTGCCCAGGGGTGCGGGCACAGAGGGGGCGGAGGCGGAGGGGGCAGGCACGCCAACGCATTGGAGGGCCCTGCTGCGTGCTGAGAGCCGAGCTTACGCGGACATCCTGCTTTGGGCCTTTGACGACACTTTCTTCAACCTAACGCTCAAGGAGATCCACTTTCTGGCCTGGGCCTCAGCCTACTGCCCTAACGTGCGCTTCGTTTTTAAGGGCGACTCGGACGTGTTTGTCCACGTGGGAAACCTACTGCAGTTCCTGGCACCCCGGGACCCTGCACAGGACCTGCTTGCGGGTGACGTGATCGTGCAAGCACGGCCAATACGAGCGCGGGCCAGCAAATACTATATCCCGGAAGCTGTGTACGGCCTGCCTGCCTACCCTGCCTACGCAGGTGGTGGTGGCTTCGTGCTTTCGGGAGCCACACTGCGCCGTCTGGCCGGTGCCTGTGCACAGGTTGAGCTTTTCCCCATCGACGACGTCTTTCTGGGCATGTGTCTACAGCGCCTGCGGCTCACCCCTGAGTCTCACCCTGCTTTCCGTACCTTTGGCATCCCCCGGCCTTCAGCTGCACCTCACTTGCACACCTTTGATCCCTGCTTTTACCGTGAGCTGGTTGTAGTGCACGGGCTCTCTGCTGCAGACATCTGGCTTAtgtggcacctgctgcatgggcCACACGGGCCAGCCTGTGCACATCCACGACCTGTTGCTGCTGGCCCCTTCCAGTGGGGCCCCTAG
- the TRADD gene encoding tumor necrosis factor receptor type 1-associated DEATH domain protein isoform X4, translating to MAIEPKGLEKWVGSAYLFVESSLDKVVLSDAYAHPQQKMAVYRALRTALAEIGGSPDVLQMLKIHRNDPQLIVQLRFCGRQLCGRFLRAYREGALHAVLQGCLAAVLALRSVPLQLELRAGAERLDALLADEERCLSCIFAQKPDRLCDEELAELEDAFQNLTCGSGSQGGDVEVAPAPTPSEKPPSSGKTFLFQGQPVVNRPLSLQDQQTFARSVGLKWRKVGRSLQRGCPALRDPALDSLAYEYEREGLYEQAFQLLRRFVQAEGRRATLQRLVEALEENELTSLAENLLGLVNPDGGLA from the exons ATGGCAATTGAGCCAAAAGGGCTCGAGAAGTGGGTGGGCAGCGCCTACCTGTTTGTGGAGTCCTCACTGGATAAGGTAGTTCTCTCGGATGCCTATGCTCACCCTCAACAGAAGATGGCGGTGTACAGGGCTCTCCGGACTGCACTGGCAG AGATCGGCGGGAGCCCCGACGTGCTACAGATGCTCAAGATCCATCGCAACGACCCGCAGCTGATTGTGCAGCTGCGTTTTTGCGGGCGTCAGCTCTGCGGCCGCTTCCTCCGAGCCTACCGCGAGGGGGCGCTGCACGCCGTGCTGCAAGGGTGCTTGGCGGCGGTGCTAGCCCTGCGCTCGGTGCCCTTGCAACTGGAGCTGCGCGCCGGAGCGGAACGGCTGGACGCCTTGCTGGCGGATGAGGAACGCTGTTTGAGTTGTATCTTCGCCCAGAAG CCCGACCGGCTCTGCGACGAGGAACTCGCTGAGCTGGAGGATGCATTCCAGAATCTGACGTGCGGCTCGGGCAGCCAGGGCGGCGACGTGGAGGTCGCTCCGGCCCCCACTCCATCAGAGAAGCCACCGTCATCCGGCAAGACTTTTCTGTTCCAGGGTCAGCCCGTAG TGAACCGACCACTGAGCCTGCAGGACCAACAGACGTTTGCGCGCTCAGTGGGCCTTAAATGGCGCAAGGTGGGGCGCTCCCTGCAGCGCGGCTGCCCTGCGCTGCGGGACCCGGCGCTCGACTCACTGGCCTATGAGTATGAGCGCGAAGGGCTGTACGAGCAGGCGTTCCAGCTGCTGCGGCGCTTCGTGCAGGCCGAGGGCCGCCGCGCCACGCTGCAGCGCCTAGTGGAGGCGCTCGAGGAGAACGAGCTTACCAGCCTGGCAGAGAACTTGCTGGGCCTGGTGAATCCCGATGGCGGCCTGGCCTAG
- the TRADD gene encoding tumor necrosis factor receptor type 1-associated DEATH domain protein isoform X3: MEYADWLGKMAIEPKGLEKWVGSAYLFVESSLDKVVLSDAYAHPQQKMAVYRALRTALAEIGGSPDVLQMLKIHRNDPQLIVQLRFCGRQLCGRFLRAYREGALHAVLQGCLAAVLALRSVPLQLELRAGAERLDALLADEERCLSCIFAQKPDRLCDEELAELEDAFQNLTCGSGSQGGDVEVAPAPTPSEKPPSSGKTFLFQGQPVVNRPLSLQDQQTFARSVGLKWRKVGRSLQRGCPALRDPALDSLAYEYEREGLYEQAFQLLRRFVQAEGRRATLQRLVEALEENELTSLAENLLGLVNPDGGLA; the protein is encoded by the exons ATGGAATATGCAGATTGGTTAG GCAAGATGGCAATTGAGCCAAAAGGGCTCGAGAAGTGGGTGGGCAGCGCCTACCTGTTTGTGGAGTCCTCACTGGATAAGGTAGTTCTCTCGGATGCCTATGCTCACCCTCAACAGAAGATGGCGGTGTACAGGGCTCTCCGGACTGCACTGGCAG AGATCGGCGGGAGCCCCGACGTGCTACAGATGCTCAAGATCCATCGCAACGACCCGCAGCTGATTGTGCAGCTGCGTTTTTGCGGGCGTCAGCTCTGCGGCCGCTTCCTCCGAGCCTACCGCGAGGGGGCGCTGCACGCCGTGCTGCAAGGGTGCTTGGCGGCGGTGCTAGCCCTGCGCTCGGTGCCCTTGCAACTGGAGCTGCGCGCCGGAGCGGAACGGCTGGACGCCTTGCTGGCGGATGAGGAACGCTGTTTGAGTTGTATCTTCGCCCAGAAG CCCGACCGGCTCTGCGACGAGGAACTCGCTGAGCTGGAGGATGCATTCCAGAATCTGACGTGCGGCTCGGGCAGCCAGGGCGGCGACGTGGAGGTCGCTCCGGCCCCCACTCCATCAGAGAAGCCACCGTCATCCGGCAAGACTTTTCTGTTCCAGGGTCAGCCCGTAG TGAACCGACCACTGAGCCTGCAGGACCAACAGACGTTTGCGCGCTCAGTGGGCCTTAAATGGCGCAAGGTGGGGCGCTCCCTGCAGCGCGGCTGCCCTGCGCTGCGGGACCCGGCGCTCGACTCACTGGCCTATGAGTATGAGCGCGAAGGGCTGTACGAGCAGGCGTTCCAGCTGCTGCGGCGCTTCGTGCAGGCCGAGGGCCGCCGCGCCACGCTGCAGCGCCTAGTGGAGGCGCTCGAGGAGAACGAGCTTACCAGCCTGGCAGAGAACTTGCTGGGCCTGGTGAATCCCGATGGCGGCCTGGCCTAG
- the TRADD gene encoding tumor necrosis factor receptor type 1-associated DEATH domain protein isoform X2 — translation MGCFHGRRERGKMAIEPKGLEKWVGSAYLFVESSLDKVVLSDAYAHPQQKMAVYRALRTALAEIGGSPDVLQMLKIHRNDPQLIVQLRFCGRQLCGRFLRAYREGALHAVLQGCLAAVLALRSVPLQLELRAGAERLDALLADEERCLSCIFAQKPDRLCDEELAELEDAFQNLTCGSGSQGGDVEVAPAPTPSEKPPSSGKTFLFQGQPVVNRPLSLQDQQTFARSVGLKWRKVGRSLQRGCPALRDPALDSLAYEYEREGLYEQAFQLLRRFVQAEGRRATLQRLVEALEENELTSLAENLLGLVNPDGGLA, via the exons ATGGGCTGTTTCCATGGAAGGCGGGAGAGAG GCAAGATGGCAATTGAGCCAAAAGGGCTCGAGAAGTGGGTGGGCAGCGCCTACCTGTTTGTGGAGTCCTCACTGGATAAGGTAGTTCTCTCGGATGCCTATGCTCACCCTCAACAGAAGATGGCGGTGTACAGGGCTCTCCGGACTGCACTGGCAG AGATCGGCGGGAGCCCCGACGTGCTACAGATGCTCAAGATCCATCGCAACGACCCGCAGCTGATTGTGCAGCTGCGTTTTTGCGGGCGTCAGCTCTGCGGCCGCTTCCTCCGAGCCTACCGCGAGGGGGCGCTGCACGCCGTGCTGCAAGGGTGCTTGGCGGCGGTGCTAGCCCTGCGCTCGGTGCCCTTGCAACTGGAGCTGCGCGCCGGAGCGGAACGGCTGGACGCCTTGCTGGCGGATGAGGAACGCTGTTTGAGTTGTATCTTCGCCCAGAAG CCCGACCGGCTCTGCGACGAGGAACTCGCTGAGCTGGAGGATGCATTCCAGAATCTGACGTGCGGCTCGGGCAGCCAGGGCGGCGACGTGGAGGTCGCTCCGGCCCCCACTCCATCAGAGAAGCCACCGTCATCCGGCAAGACTTTTCTGTTCCAGGGTCAGCCCGTAG TGAACCGACCACTGAGCCTGCAGGACCAACAGACGTTTGCGCGCTCAGTGGGCCTTAAATGGCGCAAGGTGGGGCGCTCCCTGCAGCGCGGCTGCCCTGCGCTGCGGGACCCGGCGCTCGACTCACTGGCCTATGAGTATGAGCGCGAAGGGCTGTACGAGCAGGCGTTCCAGCTGCTGCGGCGCTTCGTGCAGGCCGAGGGCCGCCGCGCCACGCTGCAGCGCCTAGTGGAGGCGCTCGAGGAGAACGAGCTTACCAGCCTGGCAGAGAACTTGCTGGGCCTGGTGAATCCCGATGGCGGCCTGGCCTAG
- the TRADD gene encoding tumor necrosis factor receptor type 1-associated DEATH domain protein isoform X1, with amino-acid sequence MSPVGCGTLAPSRMKMSSVSFGKMAIEPKGLEKWVGSAYLFVESSLDKVVLSDAYAHPQQKMAVYRALRTALAEIGGSPDVLQMLKIHRNDPQLIVQLRFCGRQLCGRFLRAYREGALHAVLQGCLAAVLALRSVPLQLELRAGAERLDALLADEERCLSCIFAQKPDRLCDEELAELEDAFQNLTCGSGSQGGDVEVAPAPTPSEKPPSSGKTFLFQGQPVVNRPLSLQDQQTFARSVGLKWRKVGRSLQRGCPALRDPALDSLAYEYEREGLYEQAFQLLRRFVQAEGRRATLQRLVEALEENELTSLAENLLGLVNPDGGLA; translated from the exons ATGAGTCCTGTTGGCTGTGGGACGTTGGCACCATCCAGGATGAAAATGTCTTCTGTCAGCTTTG GCAAGATGGCAATTGAGCCAAAAGGGCTCGAGAAGTGGGTGGGCAGCGCCTACCTGTTTGTGGAGTCCTCACTGGATAAGGTAGTTCTCTCGGATGCCTATGCTCACCCTCAACAGAAGATGGCGGTGTACAGGGCTCTCCGGACTGCACTGGCAG AGATCGGCGGGAGCCCCGACGTGCTACAGATGCTCAAGATCCATCGCAACGACCCGCAGCTGATTGTGCAGCTGCGTTTTTGCGGGCGTCAGCTCTGCGGCCGCTTCCTCCGAGCCTACCGCGAGGGGGCGCTGCACGCCGTGCTGCAAGGGTGCTTGGCGGCGGTGCTAGCCCTGCGCTCGGTGCCCTTGCAACTGGAGCTGCGCGCCGGAGCGGAACGGCTGGACGCCTTGCTGGCGGATGAGGAACGCTGTTTGAGTTGTATCTTCGCCCAGAAG CCCGACCGGCTCTGCGACGAGGAACTCGCTGAGCTGGAGGATGCATTCCAGAATCTGACGTGCGGCTCGGGCAGCCAGGGCGGCGACGTGGAGGTCGCTCCGGCCCCCACTCCATCAGAGAAGCCACCGTCATCCGGCAAGACTTTTCTGTTCCAGGGTCAGCCCGTAG TGAACCGACCACTGAGCCTGCAGGACCAACAGACGTTTGCGCGCTCAGTGGGCCTTAAATGGCGCAAGGTGGGGCGCTCCCTGCAGCGCGGCTGCCCTGCGCTGCGGGACCCGGCGCTCGACTCACTGGCCTATGAGTATGAGCGCGAAGGGCTGTACGAGCAGGCGTTCCAGCTGCTGCGGCGCTTCGTGCAGGCCGAGGGCCGCCGCGCCACGCTGCAGCGCCTAGTGGAGGCGCTCGAGGAGAACGAGCTTACCAGCCTGGCAGAGAACTTGCTGGGCCTGGTGAATCCCGATGGCGGCCTGGCCTAG
- the FBXL8 gene encoding F-box/LRR-repeat protein 8 isoform X1, giving the protein MAEPGEQLPEEVLALIFRYLPLRDRAAAARVCTAWATAATCSAVWHDTNISCDCELKDMLSPCLSACLNHVHNLRLEFEPSRAQSRQAATELLTALAGCVSNPGLRSLRLECHGEKPLFDAGLDVLQAMHAICRASRTLHHLDLRRLPFTLDDALVLQTAHCCPELRSLFLDNRTLVGSVGPESVLELLKACPRLCTLGLHLASLSHTALKALAAPDREPFVLLALRCACPEDARAPTLPDEAWIKLRSRHPGLAVELELEPALPSESVMRILQPSVPVAALRLSLSGDTVGSVRFAACHYAATLRILEGLGPVDGIGTSLGRPVSTQCSQHLQTPAVPTVLRHPPPTPFLCKRSASSKAGAASGGGKAQVQAGLQGECEINPAVALHLVKDGVGSEG; this is encoded by the exons ATGGCTGAGCCTGGAGAGCAACTGCCAGAGGAGGTGCTAGCGCTTATTTTCCGTTACCTGCCCCTGAGGGACCGAGCTGCTGCAGCCAGGGTCTGCACAGCCTGGGCTACTGCTGCCACCTGCAGCGCCGTGTGGCATGACACGAACATCAG TTGCGACTGTGAACTAAAAGACATGCTGTCACCGTGTCTGTCCGCCTGCCTGAACCATGTTCACAACCTACGTCTGGAATTTGAACCGTCGAGGGCACAGAGCCGACAGGCGGCAACCGAGTTGCTGACCGCACTGGCGGGCTGCGTTAGTAACCCAGGGCTTCGAAGCCTGCGTCTAGAGTGCCACGGAGAGAAGCCGCTCTTCGATGCGGGACTCGACGTCCTGCAGGCCATGCACGCCATCTGTCGGGCTTCCCGCACGTTGCACCACCTCGACCTGCGGCGCTTGCCCTTCACGCTAGACGATGCGTTGGTCCTGCAGACGGCACACTGCTGCCCCGAACTACGCAGCCTTTTCTTGGACAACCGTACTTTGGTGGGCAGTGTGGGGCCTGAATCCGTGCTGGAGCTCCTAAAGGCCTGCCCGCGCCTCTGCACCCTCGGACTGCACCTGGCCAGCCTGTCGCACACCGCCCTCAAGGCGCTGGCGGCACCCGACCGTGAGCCTTTTGTTCTCCTGGCCCTGCGGTGCGCCTGCCCCGAGGATGCCCGCGCGCCCACCCTGCCCGACGAAGCGTGGATCAAATTGCGCTCCCGCCACCCCGGACTTGCAGTGGAACTGGAGCTGGAGCCGGCCCTGCCTTCTGAGAGCGTGATGCGGATACTGCAGCCTTCCGTTCCGGTGGCTGCGCTGCGCCTCAGCCTCTCTGGGGACACGGTAGGCTCGGTGCGGTTCGCAGCGTGCCACTATGCCGCAACCTTGCGCATACTCGAG GGATTGGGGCCTGTGGATGGAATTGGGACCAGCCTGGGGCGACCTGTGTCCACTCAGTGCTCTCAACATCTGCAGACGCCCGCTGTCCCCACTGTGCTGCGTCATCCTCCTCCAACCCCATTCCTCTGCAAACGCAGCGCTAGCTCCAAGGCTGGCGCGGCGTCGGGGGGAGGGAAGGCACAGGTGCAGGCTGGGCTTCAGGGTGAGTGTGAAATAAATCCTGCAGTAGCTCTGCATCTTGTGAAAGACGGGGTCGGCTCTGAAGGGTGA
- the FBXL8 gene encoding F-box/LRR-repeat protein 8 isoform X2: protein MAEPGEQLPEEVLALIFRYLPLRDRAAAARVCTAWATAATCSAVWHDTNISCDCELKDMLSPCLSACLNHVHNLRLEFEPSRAQSRQAATELLTALAGCVSNPGLRSLRLECHGEKPLFDAGLDVLQAMHAICRASRTLHHLDLRRLPFTLDDALVLQTAHCCPELRSLFLDNRTLVGSVGPESVLELLKACPRLCTLGLHLASLSHTALKALAAPDREPFVLLALRCACPEDARAPTLPDEAWIKLRSRHPGLAVELELEPALPSESVMRILQPSVPVAALRLSLSGDTVGSVRFAACHYAATLRILEVRAAASAQLDDALEFLAARCVGLREAHCFCVVRPSVLHAFHAHCPRLRSYTLKLTREPHPWRPTLVCGMGQSPPIPADAWP, encoded by the exons ATGGCTGAGCCTGGAGAGCAACTGCCAGAGGAGGTGCTAGCGCTTATTTTCCGTTACCTGCCCCTGAGGGACCGAGCTGCTGCAGCCAGGGTCTGCACAGCCTGGGCTACTGCTGCCACCTGCAGCGCCGTGTGGCATGACACGAACATCAG TTGCGACTGTGAACTAAAAGACATGCTGTCACCGTGTCTGTCCGCCTGCCTGAACCATGTTCACAACCTACGTCTGGAATTTGAACCGTCGAGGGCACAGAGCCGACAGGCGGCAACCGAGTTGCTGACCGCACTGGCGGGCTGCGTTAGTAACCCAGGGCTTCGAAGCCTGCGTCTAGAGTGCCACGGAGAGAAGCCGCTCTTCGATGCGGGACTCGACGTCCTGCAGGCCATGCACGCCATCTGTCGGGCTTCCCGCACGTTGCACCACCTCGACCTGCGGCGCTTGCCCTTCACGCTAGACGATGCGTTGGTCCTGCAGACGGCACACTGCTGCCCCGAACTACGCAGCCTTTTCTTGGACAACCGTACTTTGGTGGGCAGTGTGGGGCCTGAATCCGTGCTGGAGCTCCTAAAGGCCTGCCCGCGCCTCTGCACCCTCGGACTGCACCTGGCCAGCCTGTCGCACACCGCCCTCAAGGCGCTGGCGGCACCCGACCGTGAGCCTTTTGTTCTCCTGGCCCTGCGGTGCGCCTGCCCCGAGGATGCCCGCGCGCCCACCCTGCCCGACGAAGCGTGGATCAAATTGCGCTCCCGCCACCCCGGACTTGCAGTGGAACTGGAGCTGGAGCCGGCCCTGCCTTCTGAGAGCGTGATGCGGATACTGCAGCCTTCCGTTCCGGTGGCTGCGCTGCGCCTCAGCCTCTCTGGGGACACGGTAGGCTCGGTGCGGTTCGCAGCGTGCCACTATGCCGCAACCTTGCGCATACTCGAGGTGCGCGCCGCCGCCTCCGCCCAGCTGGACGACGCGCTGGAGTTCCTTGCGGCGCGCTGCGTGGGCCTGCGCGAAGCGCACTGCTTCTGCGTGGTGCGACCCTCCGTGCTGCACGCCTTCCACGCGCATTGCCCGCGCCTGCGCAGCTACACTCTCAAACTAACGCGGGAGCCACATCCTTGGCGGCCCACGCTAGTGTGCGGGATGGGGCAATCCCCACCCATTCCAGCAGACGCGTGGCCTTGA